A window of the Anoplolepis gracilipes chromosome 11, ASM4749672v1, whole genome shotgun sequence genome harbors these coding sequences:
- the LOC140671272 gene encoding ribonuclease H1-like isoform X1, whose product MKLHFINCIFVARQYFFNRMPYYAVAKGRKPGIYLTWDECSAQVLKFPGSIYKKFATESEAQNFIKERSSSIVGTNLTKSLASSKIVKPVESQVLPKQVFPLGSKQTAVAQRKLLLSLSKRTLSTNSDTNEQPSKKRKITSDNAEFTSIQLSDQDNKIDFIVDKDGYVNVFTDGACSSNGHKNARAGIGVWFQNDHPLNVSQPVEGRPTNNMAEIQAVTVAARQAKKAGIKKLKINTDSKFLISCITQWMPSWKKKGWKTLDNKPVINKTELLEMERELESLTIAWNHVNGHVGIYGNEMADQLAKKGCLLYKSG is encoded by the exons atgaaaTTGCATTTCATCAATTGCATATTTGTAGCaaggcaatatttttttaatagaatgcCTTACTATGCAGTTGCCAAAGGTCGGAAGCCTGGTATTTATCTCACatg GGATGAATGCAGTGCTCAAGTTCTCAAATTTCCTGGatccatatataaaaaatttgctacGGAAAGTGAGGctcaaaactttataaaagaaCGTTCCTCTTCTATCGTAGGAACAAATTTGACTAAAAGTCTTGCCTcgtcaaaaattgttaaaccTGTAga GTCACAAGTTTTACCAAAACAAGTATTTCCACTTGGAAGCAAACAAACCGCAGTAGCCCAGAGAAAATTGTTATTGTCACTTTCAAAAAGGACTTTATCAACAAATAGTGATACCAATGAACAAccaagtaaaaaaagaaaaattacgtcAGATAATGCAGAATTTACTTCAATTCAACTCTCTGATCAG GACaacaaaatagattttattgtgGATAAAGATGGCTATGTGAATGTTTTCACTGATGGCGCGTGCAGTTCCAACGGACACAAAAACGCGCGAGCTGGTATTGGTGTCTGGTTTCAAAATGATCATCCATT AAATGTATCTCAACCAGTCGAGGGACGACCGACCAACAACATGGCAGAAATTCAAGCAGTCACAGTAGCTGCGAGGCAAGCTAAGAAGGCAGGAATAAAAAAGCTAAAGATCAATACCGATTCGAAATTCCTCATCTCCTGCATCACCCAATGGATGCCAAGTTGGAAGAAGAAAGGATGGAAGACATTGGATAACAAGccagttataaataaaacagagttGTTGGAAATGGAGAGAGAATTAGAGTCACTGACCATTGCTTGG aatCATGTGAATGGACATGTAGGAATTTATGGTAATGAAATGGCAGACCAACTGGCGAAAAAGGGCTGTTTGCTGTATAAGTCAGGTTGA
- the LOC140671149 gene encoding uncharacterized protein, whose amino-acid sequence MPYYGVANGRNTGVYDNWEDCKKQVEGYSYNEYKKFNTPSEAWDFVDERSSTFNGNKYVNNSNDNAIACRGGNQIALRNNYEGISSYQRTDYMEGKNGVVVRERTYKSGRHGNGYFVEKRTLTYWEN is encoded by the exons ATGCCTTACTACGGAGTAGCTAATGGTCGTAATACTGGAGTTTATGATAATTG GGAGGACTGTAAAAAACAAGTTGAAGGATATTCTTAtaacgaatataaaaaattcaatactcCATCTGAAGCTTGGGACTTTGTAGATGAACGCTCTTCAACTTTTaatggaaataaatatgttaataattcgAATGATAATGCCATAGCTTGTAGAGGTGGTAATCAAATCGCactaagaaataattatgaagGAATTAGTTCCTACCAACGAACTGATTACATG GAAGGAAAAAACGGCGTTGTTGTGCGCGAGCGTACTTATAAAAGTGGTCGACATGGCAATGgctattttgttgaaaaacgTACACTTACTTACTGGGAAAATTAG
- the Rpb7 gene encoding DNA-directed RNA polymerase II subunit RPB7, giving the protein MFYHISLEHEILLHPRYFGPQLLDTVKQKLYTEVEGTCTGKYGFVVAVTTIDNIGAGIIQPGQGFVVYPVKYKAIVFRPFKGEVLDAIVTQVNKVGMFAEIGPLSCFISHHSIPEDMQFCPNVNPACYKSKEEDVVIQADDEIRLKIVGTRVDATGIFAIGTLMDDYLGLVCN; this is encoded by the exons ATGTTTTATCAT ATCTCACTAGAGCATGAGATTTTATTGCATCCGCGATATTTTGGTCCCCAATTACTGGATACGGTAAAGCAAAAGCTCTACACTGAAGTGGAAGGGACTTGTACAggaaa ataTGGCTTCGTCGTCGCAGTCACAACGATAGATAATATAGGAGCCGGAATCATACAGCCAGGACAAGGCTTCGTAGTTTATCCTGTCAAATACAAAGCCATCGTATTTAGACCATTCAAAGGTGAAGTGTTGGACGCAATTGTAACTCAAGTGAATAAG GTTGGAATGTTTGCTGAAATAGGTCCACTCTCGTGTTTTATATCTCATCAT tcAATTCCAGAGGATATGCAATTTTGTCCAAATGTTAATCCAGCTTGCTATAAATCAAAGGAAGAA GATGTAGTTATCCAAGCAGATGATGAAATTAGATTGAAAATAGTGGGCACGAGAGTCGATGCTACAGGAATT tTTGCTATTGGAACGTTAATGGACGATTACTTAG gtCTTGTATGCAATTAA
- the LOC140671272 gene encoding ribonuclease H1-like isoform X2 has translation MKLHFINCIFVARQYFFNRMPYYAVAKGRKPGIYLTWSQVLPKQVFPLGSKQTAVAQRKLLLSLSKRTLSTNSDTNEQPSKKRKITSDNAEFTSIQLSDQDNKIDFIVDKDGYVNVFTDGACSSNGHKNARAGIGVWFQNDHPLNVSQPVEGRPTNNMAEIQAVTVAARQAKKAGIKKLKINTDSKFLISCITQWMPSWKKKGWKTLDNKPVINKTELLEMERELESLTIAWNHVNGHVGIYGNEMADQLAKKGCLLYKSG, from the exons atgaaaTTGCATTTCATCAATTGCATATTTGTAGCaaggcaatatttttttaatagaatgcCTTACTATGCAGTTGCCAAAGGTCGGAAGCCTGGTATTTATCTCACatg GTCACAAGTTTTACCAAAACAAGTATTTCCACTTGGAAGCAAACAAACCGCAGTAGCCCAGAGAAAATTGTTATTGTCACTTTCAAAAAGGACTTTATCAACAAATAGTGATACCAATGAACAAccaagtaaaaaaagaaaaattacgtcAGATAATGCAGAATTTACTTCAATTCAACTCTCTGATCAG GACaacaaaatagattttattgtgGATAAAGATGGCTATGTGAATGTTTTCACTGATGGCGCGTGCAGTTCCAACGGACACAAAAACGCGCGAGCTGGTATTGGTGTCTGGTTTCAAAATGATCATCCATT AAATGTATCTCAACCAGTCGAGGGACGACCGACCAACAACATGGCAGAAATTCAAGCAGTCACAGTAGCTGCGAGGCAAGCTAAGAAGGCAGGAATAAAAAAGCTAAAGATCAATACCGATTCGAAATTCCTCATCTCCTGCATCACCCAATGGATGCCAAGTTGGAAGAAGAAAGGATGGAAGACATTGGATAACAAGccagttataaataaaacagagttGTTGGAAATGGAGAGAGAATTAGAGTCACTGACCATTGCTTGG aatCATGTGAATGGACATGTAGGAATTTATGGTAATGAAATGGCAGACCAACTGGCGAAAAAGGGCTGTTTGCTGTATAAGTCAGGTTGA
- the LOC140671199 gene encoding uncharacterized protein: MSLCFRALSSLVGGRKPLSRLDRHRLREHVESSTSLKQFLGTQRALSVRANTTDKPIPYVSFILHPNLSLASLDTCNQWNKKQNRRYVNNETKSETTHWDQSLHRLHNKFQRPNVIFSKNRKYITPTEIASNNVTVFQEQNCVIRNDNNNSEFLDNNRMNSLQYLHISQESNIDRNILLTSDDENILKTSPQSPPLQNNEGKPSQEQLQNIVNSLSQDLPNLFVKPQNYSIYTQDLIFINNIRGVTTKGITNYAKQLILLRTIGHIKFAHVKLQVLKITMHSDDGTVKIRWRIRGVTGWKVFSMFWKYKIWKIQDTIESNHEIWYDGFSTYSINGDGKIYKHVADKVMPDQDVIVKKEDLRIAPKLALFKNLVNIFDNATRTSLN; encoded by the exons ATGTCCCTgtgttttcgcgcgttatcGTCTCTCGTCGGCGGTCGAAAACCGCTGTCGAGGCTCGACCGTCATCGGCTTCGTGAACACGTCGAGTCGTCTACCTCTTTAAAACAG tttttgggTACACAGAGAGCATTATCAGTAAGAGCAAACACTACAGACAAACCAATACCTTATGTAAGTTTTATATTGCATCCAAACTTATCGCTTGCTTCTCTTGACACTTGCAATCAATGGAATAAGAAGCAAAATAGACGATATGTCAATAATGAGACTAAGAGTGAAACGACGCATTGGGACCAGAGCTTGCATAGGCTACATAATAAGTTCCAGAGGCCCAACGTTATCTTTTCAAAAAACAGGAAATACATAACGCCTACAGAAATCGCATCGAACAATGTTACTGTGTTTCAGGAACAAAACTGTGTTATAAGAAATGATAACAATAATTCTGAGTTTctagataataatagaatgaATTCTTTGCAATATTTGCACATTAGTCAGGAATCAAATAttgacagaaatattttattaacttctGATGATGAGAACATTTTAAAGACGAGTCCACAATCACCACcattacaaaataatgagGGTAAACCATCACAGGAACAACTGCAAAACATAGTCAATTCTCTTAGTCAAGat TTACCAAATCTATTCGTGAAACCTCAGAATTATTCGATATACACTCAggatctaatttttattaataatattagagGAGTGACGACAAA ggGAATTACAAATTATGCTAAACAATTGATATTGTTAAGGACTATTGGTCATATAAAGTTTGCACATGTTAAGCTTCAAGTTTTAAAGATCACAATGCATAGCGATGATGGTACTGTAAAGATTCGTTGGCGTATACGAGGTGTCACAGGCTGGAAAGTGTTCTCCATGTTTTGGAAAtacaaaatttggaaaatacaAGATACTATAGAATCCAATCATGAAat atGGTATGATGGCTTCTCTACATATTCTATAAATGGCGATGGAAAAATCTACAAGCATGTTGCAGATAAAGTGATGCCTGATCAGGATgtgattgtaaaaaaagaagatcTACGCATTGCACCAAAATTAGCATTATTCAAAAATCTCGTGAACATATTTGATAACGCGACAAGAACTTCattgaattga